A portion of the Rhinolophus sinicus isolate RSC01 linkage group LG03, ASM3656204v1, whole genome shotgun sequence genome contains these proteins:
- the MNS1 gene encoding meiosis-specific nuclear structural protein 1 isoform X3 produces MVQNEIDDRVERKRFLRLLQNEQFELDMEEAIQKAEENKRLKELQLEQEEKLAMELAKLKHESLKDEKMRQQVRENSIELRELEKKLKAAYMNKERAAQIAEKDAIKYEQMKRDAEIAKTMMEEHERMTKEENAAEDRRNKLKVQYCLDLEKQLEEEEKKKQEAYEQLLKEKLMIDEIVRKIYEEDQLERQQKLEKMNATRRYIEEFQKEQALWRKKKREEMEEENRKIIEFANMQQQREEDRMAKVQENEEKRLQLQNTLTQKLEEMLQQREDLEQVRQELYQEEQAEIHNRKLKEEAEEKLRKQKELKQNFIDQMALKELVLQAAKEEEEIFRKAMLAKFAEDDRIELMNAQKQRMKQLEHKRAVEKLIEERRNQFLAAKQHELEEWQLQQRRQGYINAIVEEERLKLLKEHAVKLLGYLPKGVLKKEDDIDKLGEEFRKAYQKRSEICEEK; encoded by the exons ATGGTGCAGAATGAAATTGATGACCGAGTTGAGCGCAAGCGATTCCTCAGATTATTACAGAATGAACAATTTGAGTTGGATATGGAAGAAGCCATTCAAAAG gcagaagaaaataaaagattgaagGAACTCCAGcttgaacaagaagaaaaattggCTATGGAATTGGCAAAACTAAAACACGAAAGTTTAAAGGATGAAAAGATGAGGCAACAAGTTAGAGAAAACAG tattgaGCTCAGAGAAttggagaagaaattaaaagcagCTTACATGAATAAAGAAAGGGCAGCTCAGATTGCTGAAAAGGATGCCATTAAATATGAGCAAATG AAACGTGATGCTGAAATAGCCAAAACCATGATGGAAGAACACGAGAGAATGACAAAGGAAGAGAATGCTGCAGAGGACAGACGAAATAAATTGAAAGTACAATACTGTCTTGACTTAGAGAAACaacttgaagaagaagaaaagaaaaagcaggaagcTTATGAGCAGTTGCTGAAAGAGAAACTCATGATTGATGAAATTGTTAGGAAAATCTATGAAGAAGATCAATT GGAAAGACaacaaaagttagaaaaaatgAATGCAACTCGAAGGTATATAGAAGAATTTCAGAAAGAGCAGGCTctctggagaaaaaagaaacgtgaggagatggaagaagaaaacagaaaaatcatagaGTTTGCCAACATGCAGCAACAAAGAGAAGAAGATCGGATGGCAAAAgttcaagaaaatgaagaaaaaagactaCAGCTTCAGAATACG cTGACTCAGAAATTGGAAGAGATGCTGCAGCAACGTGAAGATTTGGAACAAGTACGACAAGAATTATACCAGGAAGAACAAGCTGAAATTCATAATAGGAAACTAAAA gaagaagcagaagagaaattGAGAAAGCAAAAGGAGTTGAAGCAAAATTTTATAGACCAAATGGCCTTGAAGGAACTAGTACTACAAGCTgcaaaagaggaagaggaaatctTTAGAAAAGCTATGTTAGCTAAATTTGCTGAAGATGATCGAATAGAATTAATGAATGctcagaaacaaagaatgaagCAACTAGAACACAAGAGGGCTGTGGAAAAACTTATTGAAGAGCGTCGCAACCAGTTCCTTGCAgccaaa CAACATGAACTGGAAGAGTGGCAGTTGCAGCAAAGACGACAAGGCTATATTAATGCAATTGTTGAAGAAGAAAGACTAAAACTTCTCAAAGAACATGCTGTAAAATTACTAGGCTATCTCCCTAAA GGAGTACTCAAAAAAGAGGATGATATTGATAAGCTTGGTGAAGAGTTTAGGAAAGCATATCAGAAAAGGAGTGAAATTTGTGAAGAGAAGTGA
- the MNS1 gene encoding meiosis-specific nuclear structural protein 1 isoform X2, with amino-acid sequence MGGRAFVGLRAPPRPLPGNRVDAKELSRPLFVAGGGSWREAFFSAKMASKGGTWSVSERHQKLVDKNYCTKLHIEALKKIENQIKNQMVQNEIDDRVERKRFLRLLQNEQFELDMEEAIQKAEENKRLKELQLEQEEKLAMELAKLKHESLKDEKMRQQVRENSIELRELEKKLKAAYMNKERAAQIAEKDAIKYEQMKRDAEIAKTMMEEHERMTKEENAAEDRRNKLKVQYCLDLEKQLEEEEKKKQEAYEQLLKEKLMIDEIVRKIYEEDQLERQQKLEKMNATRRYIEEFQKEQALWRKKKREEMEEENRKIIEFANMQQQREEDRMAKVQENEEKRLQLQNTLTQKLEEMLQQREDLEQVRQELYQEEQAEIHNRKLKEEAEEKLRKQKELKQNFIDQMALKELVLQAAKEEEEIFRKAMLAKFAEDDRIELMNAQKQRMKQLEHKRAVEKLIEERRNQFLAAKQHELEEWQLQQRRQGYINAIVEEERLKLLKEHAVKLLGYLPKGVLKKEDDIDKLGEEFRKAYQKRSEICEEK; translated from the exons ATGGGAGGCCGCGCCTTTGTCGGGCTCAGGGCGCCACCGCGGCCGTTGCCCGGAAACCGTGTAGACGCCAAAGAGCTCAGTAGACCTTTGTTTGTGGCCGGAGGTGGTAGCTGGAGAGAAGCGTTTTTCTCCGCCAAGATG GCTTCCAAAGGGGGAACTTGGAGTGTCAGTGAAAGGCATCAGAAGTTAGTAGATAAAAACTACTGCACAAAATTGCATATTGAGGCACTAAAAAAGATAGAGAATCAAATCAAGAACCAAATGGTGCAGAATGAAATTGATGACCGAGTTGAGCGCAAGCGATTCCTCAGATTATTACAGAATGAACAATTTGAGTTGGATATGGAAGAAGCCATTCAAAAG gcagaagaaaataaaagattgaagGAACTCCAGcttgaacaagaagaaaaattggCTATGGAATTGGCAAAACTAAAACACGAAAGTTTAAAGGATGAAAAGATGAGGCAACAAGTTAGAGAAAACAG tattgaGCTCAGAGAAttggagaagaaattaaaagcagCTTACATGAATAAAGAAAGGGCAGCTCAGATTGCTGAAAAGGATGCCATTAAATATGAGCAAATG AAACGTGATGCTGAAATAGCCAAAACCATGATGGAAGAACACGAGAGAATGACAAAGGAAGAGAATGCTGCAGAGGACAGACGAAATAAATTGAAAGTACAATACTGTCTTGACTTAGAGAAACaacttgaagaagaagaaaagaaaaagcaggaagcTTATGAGCAGTTGCTGAAAGAGAAACTCATGATTGATGAAATTGTTAGGAAAATCTATGAAGAAGATCAATT GGAAAGACaacaaaagttagaaaaaatgAATGCAACTCGAAGGTATATAGAAGAATTTCAGAAAGAGCAGGCTctctggagaaaaaagaaacgtgaggagatggaagaagaaaacagaaaaatcatagaGTTTGCCAACATGCAGCAACAAAGAGAAGAAGATCGGATGGCAAAAgttcaagaaaatgaagaaaaaagactaCAGCTTCAGAATACG cTGACTCAGAAATTGGAAGAGATGCTGCAGCAACGTGAAGATTTGGAACAAGTACGACAAGAATTATACCAGGAAGAACAAGCTGAAATTCATAATAGGAAACTAAAA gaagaagcagaagagaaattGAGAAAGCAAAAGGAGTTGAAGCAAAATTTTATAGACCAAATGGCCTTGAAGGAACTAGTACTACAAGCTgcaaaagaggaagaggaaatctTTAGAAAAGCTATGTTAGCTAAATTTGCTGAAGATGATCGAATAGAATTAATGAATGctcagaaacaaagaatgaagCAACTAGAACACAAGAGGGCTGTGGAAAAACTTATTGAAGAGCGTCGCAACCAGTTCCTTGCAgccaaa CAACATGAACTGGAAGAGTGGCAGTTGCAGCAAAGACGACAAGGCTATATTAATGCAATTGTTGAAGAAGAAAGACTAAAACTTCTCAAAGAACATGCTGTAAAATTACTAGGCTATCTCCCTAAA GGAGTACTCAAAAAAGAGGATGATATTGATAAGCTTGGTGAAGAGTTTAGGAAAGCATATCAGAAAAGGAGTGAAATTTGTGAAGAGAAGTGA
- the MNS1 gene encoding meiosis-specific nuclear structural protein 1 isoform X1, whose product MGGRAFVGLRAPPRPLPGNRVDAKELSRPLFVAGGGSWREAFFSAKMVSRSEASKGGTWSVSERHQKLVDKNYCTKLHIEALKKIENQIKNQMVQNEIDDRVERKRFLRLLQNEQFELDMEEAIQKAEENKRLKELQLEQEEKLAMELAKLKHESLKDEKMRQQVRENSIELRELEKKLKAAYMNKERAAQIAEKDAIKYEQMKRDAEIAKTMMEEHERMTKEENAAEDRRNKLKVQYCLDLEKQLEEEEKKKQEAYEQLLKEKLMIDEIVRKIYEEDQLERQQKLEKMNATRRYIEEFQKEQALWRKKKREEMEEENRKIIEFANMQQQREEDRMAKVQENEEKRLQLQNTLTQKLEEMLQQREDLEQVRQELYQEEQAEIHNRKLKEEAEEKLRKQKELKQNFIDQMALKELVLQAAKEEEEIFRKAMLAKFAEDDRIELMNAQKQRMKQLEHKRAVEKLIEERRNQFLAAKQHELEEWQLQQRRQGYINAIVEEERLKLLKEHAVKLLGYLPKGVLKKEDDIDKLGEEFRKAYQKRSEICEEK is encoded by the exons ATGGGAGGCCGCGCCTTTGTCGGGCTCAGGGCGCCACCGCGGCCGTTGCCCGGAAACCGTGTAGACGCCAAAGAGCTCAGTAGACCTTTGTTTGTGGCCGGAGGTGGTAGCTGGAGAGAAGCGTTTTTCTCCGCCAAGATGGTGAGCCGATCGGAG GCTTCCAAAGGGGGAACTTGGAGTGTCAGTGAAAGGCATCAGAAGTTAGTAGATAAAAACTACTGCACAAAATTGCATATTGAGGCACTAAAAAAGATAGAGAATCAAATCAAGAACCAAATGGTGCAGAATGAAATTGATGACCGAGTTGAGCGCAAGCGATTCCTCAGATTATTACAGAATGAACAATTTGAGTTGGATATGGAAGAAGCCATTCAAAAG gcagaagaaaataaaagattgaagGAACTCCAGcttgaacaagaagaaaaattggCTATGGAATTGGCAAAACTAAAACACGAAAGTTTAAAGGATGAAAAGATGAGGCAACAAGTTAGAGAAAACAG tattgaGCTCAGAGAAttggagaagaaattaaaagcagCTTACATGAATAAAGAAAGGGCAGCTCAGATTGCTGAAAAGGATGCCATTAAATATGAGCAAATG AAACGTGATGCTGAAATAGCCAAAACCATGATGGAAGAACACGAGAGAATGACAAAGGAAGAGAATGCTGCAGAGGACAGACGAAATAAATTGAAAGTACAATACTGTCTTGACTTAGAGAAACaacttgaagaagaagaaaagaaaaagcaggaagcTTATGAGCAGTTGCTGAAAGAGAAACTCATGATTGATGAAATTGTTAGGAAAATCTATGAAGAAGATCAATT GGAAAGACaacaaaagttagaaaaaatgAATGCAACTCGAAGGTATATAGAAGAATTTCAGAAAGAGCAGGCTctctggagaaaaaagaaacgtgaggagatggaagaagaaaacagaaaaatcatagaGTTTGCCAACATGCAGCAACAAAGAGAAGAAGATCGGATGGCAAAAgttcaagaaaatgaagaaaaaagactaCAGCTTCAGAATACG cTGACTCAGAAATTGGAAGAGATGCTGCAGCAACGTGAAGATTTGGAACAAGTACGACAAGAATTATACCAGGAAGAACAAGCTGAAATTCATAATAGGAAACTAAAA gaagaagcagaagagaaattGAGAAAGCAAAAGGAGTTGAAGCAAAATTTTATAGACCAAATGGCCTTGAAGGAACTAGTACTACAAGCTgcaaaagaggaagaggaaatctTTAGAAAAGCTATGTTAGCTAAATTTGCTGAAGATGATCGAATAGAATTAATGAATGctcagaaacaaagaatgaagCAACTAGAACACAAGAGGGCTGTGGAAAAACTTATTGAAGAGCGTCGCAACCAGTTCCTTGCAgccaaa CAACATGAACTGGAAGAGTGGCAGTTGCAGCAAAGACGACAAGGCTATATTAATGCAATTGTTGAAGAAGAAAGACTAAAACTTCTCAAAGAACATGCTGTAAAATTACTAGGCTATCTCCCTAAA GGAGTACTCAAAAAAGAGGATGATATTGATAAGCTTGGTGAAGAGTTTAGGAAAGCATATCAGAAAAGGAGTGAAATTTGTGAAGAGAAGTGA